A DNA window from Xyrauchen texanus isolate HMW12.3.18 chromosome 6, RBS_HiC_50CHRs, whole genome shotgun sequence contains the following coding sequences:
- the foxf2a gene encoding forkhead box protein F2a isoform X1, producing the protein MTTESSQQQLDPPPPLRSSPASSGINSAVQSSQTVMESTTATGTKGKKSNSGMRRPEKPPYSYIALIVMAIQSSPTKRLTLSEIYQFLQARFPFFRGSYQGWKNSVRHNLSLNECFIKLPKGLGRPGKGHYWTIDPGSEFMFEEGSFRRRPRGFRRKCQALKPMYRMMNGIGFGASMLPQNFDFQSPSASLACHANGYNLDMMTNAVPGGHTGYDGLTSSHHVSHMSPSPGSTYMTACQVTSNGEYGPDSSNSPLHSPPAMSGSLECHSPYGAASAHWPSSGMSPYIKQQPLSSSSPTSSGLHSSMSPYSLEQSYLHHNGRDSAADISVGMSRYQAHPSPVCDRKDFVLNFNGITSFHPSTSGSYYHHQLHHHQGVCQDVKPCVL; encoded by the exons ATGACGACCGAAAGCTCCCAGCAACAGCTGGACCCGCCGCCTCCTCTCAGATCTAGCCCGGCGTCCAGTGGCATTAACTCGGCTGTCCAGAGCTCACAGACAGTGATGGAGAGCACAACCGCGACCGGTACCAAAGGCAAAAAGTCAAATTCGGGCATGAGACGCCCCGAAAAGCCACCTTACTCCTACATCGCTCTTATAGTCATGGCGATCCAGAGCTCTCCGACTAAAAGGTTGACACTGAGTGAAATCTATCAGTTCCTCCAGGCTCGCTTCCCGTTTTTTAGGGGTTCCTACCAGGGCTGGAAAAATTCCGTCAGGCACAATTTATCGCTAAACGAGTGTTTCATCAAACTTCCCAAGGGCCTCGGGCGCCCGGGCAAGGGCCATTATTGGACCATTGACCCCGGGAGCGAGTTCATGTTCGAGGAGGGCTCGTTTCGACGTAGACCACGGGGCTTCCGAAGGAAATGCCAAGCTCTGAAACCCATGTACCGAATGATGAACGGAATCGGCTTCGGGGCTTCTATGCTGCCCCAAAACTTTGACTTCCAGTCCCCGTCCGCGTCCCTTGCCTGCCACGCCAACGGCTATAATCTGGACATGATGACCAACGCTGTGCCCGGCGGTCATACGGGTTACGATGGCCTTACTTCAAGCCACCACGTCTCACACATGTCACCAAGCCCCGGTTCTACATACATGACGGCATGCCAAGTGACCTCAAACGGCGAGTATGGCCCGGACAGCAGCAATAGCCCGCTTCATTCACCCCCTGCGATGTCCGGCTCTTTGGAGTGCCATTCGCCATATGGAGCCGCCTCGGCGCACTGGCCTTCATCTGGCATGTCTCCCTATATTAAACAGCAGCCACTGTCCTCTAGCAGTCCGACCTCCTCTGGATTACACTCGAGTATGTCTCCCTATTCTCTGGAGCAAAGCTATTTGCATCATAACGGCAGAGACTCGGCGGCCGACATCTCAG tagGAATGTCTCGTTATCAGGCCCACCCCTCGCCAGTCTGTGACAGAAAAGACTTTGTGTTGAACTTCAACGGCATTACGTCGTTTCATCCGTCCACCAGTGGATCCTACTATCATCATCAGCTACATCACCATCAAGGAGTCTGTCAAGATGTGAAGCCATGCGTTTTGTAA
- the foxq1a gene encoding forkhead box protein Q1a, producing the protein MKLEVFCGGHYDSKPVELCSDAEGSIPSPLSAEEELGSDGDCVAHSPPPVTPCADSKGKPYTRRPKPPYSYIALIAMAIRDSKSGRLTLAEINDYLMKKFPFFRGSYTGWRNSVRHNLSLNDCFLKVLRDPSRPWGKDNYWMLNPHSEYTFADGVFRRRRKRINKKAGKEPEGPSQAAIVDTTPPSSSKFTSSFAIDSILSRPYRKEERPALQTDTWLGGVEMPPYVMRGSPVTLPHVLRSYGAPEDPAMSCRHQKDFFPFQLTSECLSIPHTTTVVPVPAFSGYHPFKIDYLLS; encoded by the coding sequence ATGAAACTGGAAGTTTTTTGTGGGGGTCACTACGACTCAAAGCCCGTGGAGCTGTGCAGCGACGCCGAGGGCAGTATCCCGTCCCCGCTGTCCGCGGAGGAGGAGCTGGGCTCGGATGGAGACTGCGTTGCGCACAGTCCGCCACCTGTTACTCCGTGCGCGGACAGCAAAGGCAAGCCCTACACGCGGAGACCCAAACCGCCGTACTCCTACATCGCTCTGATCGCCATGGCCATCCGTGACTCGAAGTCGGGTCGACTGACTCTCGCCGAAATCAACGACTACCTCATGAAAAAGTTCCCGTTTTTTCGAGGCAGCTATACGGGATGGAGAAACTCCGTGCGCCACAATCTGTCTCTGAACGACTGCTTTCTGAAGGTGCTGCGGGATCCCTCCAGACCGTGGGGCAAGGACAACTACTGGATGCTGAACCCGCACAGCGAGTACACCTTTGCGGATGGAGTGTTTCGGCGGAGGAGAAAGCGCATCAACAAAAAAGCCGGCAAAGAGCCAGAGGGGCCGAGCCAAGCTGCTATAGTGGACACTACGCCTCCTTCCAGTTCCAAGTTCACGAGCTCCTTCGCCATCGACAGCATCCTCAGTCGACCTTATAGGAAAGAGGAACGCCCTGCTCTCCAAACTGACACCTGGCTAGGGGGAGTGGAGATGCCCCCTTATGTCATGCGTGGCTCCCCTGTCACTCTCCCGCACGTGCTTCGATCCTACGGGGCACCCGAGGACCCTGCCATGAGCTGCCGTCACCAAAAGGACTTCTTCCCGTTCCAGCTGACCTCCGAGTGCCTCTCGATCCCGCACACGACCACAGTGGTACCGGTGCCAGCTTTTAGCGGCTATCACCCGTTCAAGATTGACTATTTGTTGTCTTAA
- the foxf2a gene encoding forkhead box protein F2a isoform X2, with protein MTTESSQQQLDPPPPLRSSPASSGINSAVQSSQTVMESTTATGTKGKKSNSGMRRPEKPPYSYIALIVMAIQSSPTKRLTLSEIYQFLQARFPFFRGSYQGWKNSVRHNLSLNECFIKLPKGLGRPGKGHYWTIDPGSEFMFEEGSFRRRPRGFRRKCQALKPMYRMMNGIGFGASMLPQNFDFQSPSASLACHANGYNLDMMTNAVPGGHTGYDGLTSSHHVSHMSPSPGSTYMTACQVTSNGEYGPDSSNSPLHSPPAMSGSLECHSPYGAASAHWPSSGMSPYIKQQPLSSSSPTSSGLHSSMSPYSLEQSYLHHNGRDSAADISGMSRYQAHPSPVCDRKDFVLNFNGITSFHPSTSGSYYHHQLHHHQGVCQDVKPCVL; from the exons ATGACGACCGAAAGCTCCCAGCAACAGCTGGACCCGCCGCCTCCTCTCAGATCTAGCCCGGCGTCCAGTGGCATTAACTCGGCTGTCCAGAGCTCACAGACAGTGATGGAGAGCACAACCGCGACCGGTACCAAAGGCAAAAAGTCAAATTCGGGCATGAGACGCCCCGAAAAGCCACCTTACTCCTACATCGCTCTTATAGTCATGGCGATCCAGAGCTCTCCGACTAAAAGGTTGACACTGAGTGAAATCTATCAGTTCCTCCAGGCTCGCTTCCCGTTTTTTAGGGGTTCCTACCAGGGCTGGAAAAATTCCGTCAGGCACAATTTATCGCTAAACGAGTGTTTCATCAAACTTCCCAAGGGCCTCGGGCGCCCGGGCAAGGGCCATTATTGGACCATTGACCCCGGGAGCGAGTTCATGTTCGAGGAGGGCTCGTTTCGACGTAGACCACGGGGCTTCCGAAGGAAATGCCAAGCTCTGAAACCCATGTACCGAATGATGAACGGAATCGGCTTCGGGGCTTCTATGCTGCCCCAAAACTTTGACTTCCAGTCCCCGTCCGCGTCCCTTGCCTGCCACGCCAACGGCTATAATCTGGACATGATGACCAACGCTGTGCCCGGCGGTCATACGGGTTACGATGGCCTTACTTCAAGCCACCACGTCTCACACATGTCACCAAGCCCCGGTTCTACATACATGACGGCATGCCAAGTGACCTCAAACGGCGAGTATGGCCCGGACAGCAGCAATAGCCCGCTTCATTCACCCCCTGCGATGTCCGGCTCTTTGGAGTGCCATTCGCCATATGGAGCCGCCTCGGCGCACTGGCCTTCATCTGGCATGTCTCCCTATATTAAACAGCAGCCACTGTCCTCTAGCAGTCCGACCTCCTCTGGATTACACTCGAGTATGTCTCCCTATTCTCTGGAGCAAAGCTATTTGCATCATAACGGCAGAGACTCGGCGGCCGACATCTCAG GAATGTCTCGTTATCAGGCCCACCCCTCGCCAGTCTGTGACAGAAAAGACTTTGTGTTGAACTTCAACGGCATTACGTCGTTTCATCCGTCCACCAGTGGATCCTACTATCATCATCAGCTACATCACCATCAAGGAGTCTGTCAAGATGTGAAGCCATGCGTTTTGTAA